In Sphingobacterium sp. SRCM116780, the genomic stretch ACAGAATCACCCTGTTGTAAAATTTGCCTCTAAATACTTTAAAGTGACGCCAAAATTAGATGGAGGACATTTCTTCCACATTGAAAATGGCGTCAAATATATGACTCCTTTATTTTTGGTACTATTAGTAATTGAATTTACAGATTTAATCTTTGCTGTAGATTCAATTCCTGCGATCTTCTCTGTAACGAAAGATGCTTATATCGTATTTTTCTCAAACATCTTTGCGATACTGGGTTTACGTTCGATGTTCTTCTTATTGGTCAATATTATTCACAAATTCCACTATTTAAAAGTTGGATTAGCCTTTTTATTGATTTTCATAGGTTTGAAAATGTTATTACACCATTGGTTAGTGGAATTTGGATTCTCGACGTCACATTCATTGATTGTCATCGTCAGCATATTAGCAATTAGCGTTATCGCATCTTTAATGTTTCCAAAAAAGGAAGATCTAAACTTAGAAAATTAACAAACGGGGCTTAAAAGCCCCGTTTTTGTATATGCACAATTTTATTACAATCAAATATTAAGTTTAGCACGATGTTAATTAAATTTATTTTTAATTTAGCAACATAAAATCATTAATTTTTTAGCAAATGAATTGGAATAAGTCACTGGTATTAGCAGCATCATTATTTGTTGCTTCTTTACAAGTATCACAGGCACAGGATAATTTAATCAACGCCTTAAAAACAAATCAAAACGATAACAGTAAAGATGGCTTCACATTTACTGAGGTTATCAATTTAAAAAATACTTCCATCAAAAACCAAGGTTCTTCGGGTACATGTTGGTCATACTCTGGGAATTCTTTTTTAGAATCAGAAATGATTAGAATGGGAAAAGAACCTGTTGAAATTTCACAAATTTACTCCGCTCGTAATACGTATTTAGATAAAGCTAAAAACTATGTTCGTTTACATGGTGGTTTATCTTTAGGTGAAGGTGGTCAATTTCATGATGTATTAAATGCTTTCCGTAAATACGGGGCATTACCACAAACAGAATATACTGGTTTACATTATGGATCAGATAAAAATAACTTTGGTGAGATGACTACGATGTTGGATGGCATGTTAGCTTCTTTTACGAAGAGCAAAACGTTAACTCCAAATTGGGAAAAAGCATATGCTGCTGCAATGGATGCTTATTTAGGAGATGTTCCTGCGAACTTCCAATACAAAGGTAAAAGCTATACACCACGTACTTTTGCGGATCAAGTGATTGGTATCAATCCAGACGATTATGTACCGATTGCTTCTGTAACGGATCACCCTTATTACAACAAATTCGTGCTATTGATCCCTGACAACTGGTCGTTTGATAATTTCTATAATGTACAAATCAATGATTTGACTGATATTATTGACAACGCTTTAAATAAAGGATTTACTGTTGCTTGGGCGACCGATGTATCTGAAAAAAGTTTTAGCTGGAAAAATGGTGTGGCTTATGTGCCGACAAAACCTTTTGAGGAAATGACTCCAAAAGAACAACAAGAAATGTTTGTAGGTCCAAAACCAGAAGCTAAAATTACCGCTGAAGAAAGACAAAAGGCTTTTGATAACTACCAAACAACTGATGATCATGGTATGCACATTGTTGGTTTAGTAAAAGATCAAAATGGTAAAGAATACTATATCGTTAAAAACTCTTGGGGAGTATCTAACGATTATAAAGGGTATTTATATGTAACTAAAGAATTTGTTCGTTACAAAACAACTTCTTTGTTAGTACATAAAGATGGTATTCAAAAAGATTTAAAGTCTAAATTGAAGATCTAATCGCACATAAATAATGATTAACGAATAGGTTACAGAAATAAATTTCTGTAACCTATTTTTTT encodes the following:
- a CDS encoding aminopeptidase C, whose translation is MNWNKSLVLAASLFVASLQVSQAQDNLINALKTNQNDNSKDGFTFTEVINLKNTSIKNQGSSGTCWSYSGNSFLESEMIRMGKEPVEISQIYSARNTYLDKAKNYVRLHGGLSLGEGGQFHDVLNAFRKYGALPQTEYTGLHYGSDKNNFGEMTTMLDGMLASFTKSKTLTPNWEKAYAAAMDAYLGDVPANFQYKGKSYTPRTFADQVIGINPDDYVPIASVTDHPYYNKFVLLIPDNWSFDNFYNVQINDLTDIIDNALNKGFTVAWATDVSEKSFSWKNGVAYVPTKPFEEMTPKEQQEMFVGPKPEAKITAEERQKAFDNYQTTDDHGMHIVGLVKDQNGKEYYIVKNSWGVSNDYKGYLYVTKEFVRYKTTSLLVHKDGIQKDLKSKLKI